GTTGGTTTTCCAACTATGCGGGAGTGGGAAGAGGAACTCTTTTTGAAGGATTAGAGTTCTTTCTCACTCCTATTTTTTCCTTTAGCGGTAATTTTTGATATACTAGAAAGAAGCAAATTAGAAAGAGTAAGAGGTACCTTGATGTCTCAATCCTATATTACGGTTATTGGAGCTGGTTTAGCTGGTTCTGAAGCGGCTTATCAAATTGCAAAACAGGGAATTCCTGTAAAACTTTATGAAATGCGGGGCGTAAAAGCAACACCCCAACATAAAACAGACAATTTTGCGGAGTTGGTCTGCTCAAACTCCCTGCGTGGTGATAGCTTGACCAATGCAGTCGGTCTCTTAAAAGAGGAAATGCGCCGTTTGGATTCGATTATTATGAAAGCAGCGGAACAGACCCGCGTCCCAGCTGGAGGTGCTTTGGCTGTTGACCGCGAAGGTTTTTCACAAATGGTGACAGATGAGTTGCACCAACATCCTCTGATTGAAGTCATTCGTGAAGAAATCACAGAATTGCCAAGCGAAGGAATTACCGTCATTGCGACAGGACCTCTGACCAGTGATGCCTTGGCAGAGAAAATTCATGCCTTCAATGGTGGAGCTGGTTTCTATTTCTATGATGCCGCAGCACCGATTGTTGAAGTCAATACGATTGATATGGACAAGGTCTATCTAAAATCCCGCTATGACAAGGGAGAAGCTGCCTATCTTAATGCTCCAATGACCAAGGAAGAGTTTATGGCCTTTCACGATGCTCTTGTCAATGCAGAGGAGGCGCCTCTTAATTCCTTTGAAAAAGAAAAGTATTTTGAAGGGTGTATGCCGATTGAGGTCATGGCAAAACGCGGTGTGAAAACCATGCTTTATGGACCAATGAAACCTGTTGGACTGGAATATCCTGATGATTACACCGGTCCACGTGATGGAGAATTTAAAACACCCTATGCTGTCGTTCAACTACGTCAGGACAATGCAGCAGGTAGCTTGTATAATATTGTCGGCTTCCAAACTCATCTGAAATGGGGCGAGCAAAAGCGGGTCTTCCAAATGATTCCAGGACTTGAAAACGCTGAATTTGTTCGCTATGGGGTGATGCACCGCAATTCCTACATGGATTCGCCCAATCTTTTGACGCAAACTTTTCGTTCTAAGAAAAATCCGCAGCTCTTCTTTGCAGGTCAAATGACAGGGGTTGAAGGCTATGTTGAGTCTGCGGCATCTGGCCTCGTAGCCGGTATCAACGCAGCTCGCTTGTTTAAAAATGAAGAAGAAATCATCTTTCCTGAAACAACGGCAATCGGAAGTTTACCGCACTATGTCACCCATGCAGATAGCAAGCATTTCCAACCGATGAATGTTAATTTTGGCATTATCAAAGAGTTGGATGGTCCTCGAATTCGTGATAAAAAAGAACGCTATGAGAAAATCGCTGAACGTGCCTTGGCAGACTTGAGCCAGTGTATGAAAGTGTTGAATAATCAGTAAAGGCTAGGTTTTCCTAGCTTTTTTGACAATCTAGCTTGACTTATAGTTCACTACAAGTGATATAATGATTTGGATAAAGGAGAGGTACAATGACCAATACAGAGAAGACCTATACGATTACAGAAGTCAGCGAACTTTATCAAGTTAACCCCAATACATTACGCTATTATGAGCGTATCGGATTATTGCCGACTATTCCAAGAAAATCAAATGGAAATCGCTATTTTACGAGAGAAATGCTGAACTGGCTTGAAATGGTGATTTGCCTGCGGCATTCAGGAATTCCAATAGAAGCTTTAAAAACTTATGTCAAACTACTACAACAAGGGGAGAAAACCCAAAAAGAGCGAGAATGGCTTCTAAAAGAACAATTAGAGACTCTATACCAGCGAAAAGAAAATTTGCAACGCTCCATCGACCGCTTAGAGCATAAAATTTCCCTTTATGAGAGCGGTGAGATCAATCAAGCTACCTCTTATTTTGAAGAATATGCGATTTTAGAAGATCAGGAAAATAGTTGGAAGGAATAAAAAGATGAAAATTGATGTATTTGCCCATGTTTTATTACCAAGGTTTTACCAAAAAATGCTTAGGCTAGATCCACATTTGCCGGATAAAATGCCCTTTTTACAGAATCCAGTTTTGACAGATATGAAGAGTAGAGCACAGTATCAACACAAAGATACCCAACAAATTATATCTTATGTTAATGTCAATCCAGAAGATTATGTAGAGGCCGATGAGGCTTTAAAACTCGTTCAGGAAGCCAATCAAGAATTGTTAGAAACGCTGCAAGCTCATTCGGAGCAATTTGCAGGAGGTGTCGCGATGCTCGCCCTCAATCACATGGATGGAAGTCTTGAGATTTTAGAAAAATTTGTTACCCAAAATCAAAATATTGTAGGTGTCCAATTATTTAGTCGCCACCTTGGTCAGTCTGTTGCTGCACCAGAATTTGCACCTATTTTTGAAACTTGTGCAAGGCTAGAGATTCCAATTTGGCTTCATCCTGTGTTTGATACGAGAAAACCTGACAATAACATTGTCTTTTCATGGGAGTACGAGCAGACACAAGCCATGCTTGAAATAGTAGAAGCGGGCTATTTTAGAAAGTACCCTAATCTGAAAATCATTGTTCACCATGCAGGGGCAATGGTTCCTTATTTTGCAGAGCGGATTCGTCATATCCTGCCAGAAGAGATGGTGCAGGATTTTAAGAAATTTTACGTAGATACAGCCTTATTAGGCAATCCAAAAGCTCTGGAATTAGCTGTCGACTATTTTGGTATTGAAAAGGTTCTTTTTGGAACGGATGCTCCTTTAGGAATTTTACCTGCAGGTCCTACCAAAGAGATTATTGCTGCGATTGAAGCGATGGCTCTCTCAACAAAAGAAAAACAAGCTATCTTTGCGGATAATTGGTATCGCTTATTGAAACAGAAAGGAAGCTAATGCAGCCTATTTTTAACATATTTAAGCTAAAAGTAGCTGAGAATCATGTAGAGAAATTTTTCCAGATTGGACAGACAAATTTCAATCAATCCATCACAAAAGAAGAAGGAACTTTAGCGATGTATTTGACAAAAGTTGATGATCAGCAAACATTTTGTGTGGTAGAAGTCTATCGTGATGCTATGGCCTATCAAGCACATGTCACTTCTTCTCATTTTAAGGATTTTGCCACTTTTGCACAAGATTACATTCCTTACAAAGAACGTGTAGAACTGATTCCTCAAATTTTGTATGAACAAGAACAGCCGGTTCAAGAAGAAGATTTGTCAAGTCTATTTGTTAGATTGATATCTGTGCGTGTGAAAGAAAGTAGGGAAAAGGCATTTAAAGACGAGCTTTTTGATGTAGTAAATCAGGCAAAAGACACGAAGATTCTCTATGCAGGCTTTGTTGCAGATTCTCCCAATACATGGTATATCATTGATATTTCTAGTACAGAAAATAGCATAGTAGCAGCATTTTTAGAACAAAACGCTTCTATTGAGCAGCAGGTCAAACAGAACTTCTCACTGCTTGAATGCGTCAACAAAGGGAATTTGAGGTATAGAGCTGTCACAGAAAAGGAGGCAAAATGTCACTAATTCGCCATAAAAAGGTAGAACTAACAGAACTCTTTTATGATTTAGTCTATGTCTATGCCATCTCTCAGATGACTCATCTGTTATCCCATGTTCGCCATGGAAAGTTCCTTTTAGAAAATGTGATTGTCTTTAGTATTGCACTGATTATTTTTATCAATTCTTGGATGATTCAGATGGTTTTTACCAACCGTTTTGGAAAAAATAGCTTGACGAATACTGTCTTTATGTTGCTACAGATGATATGCCTGCTAGTTGCTGCAGGTTTGCTATCCAATGATTTCCAAAGCATGGTCATCCCTTTTTTTAGCACGATGGCAGTTCTCACGGGACTCTTACTTGCACAATATGGTCTCGAGTATCGCATCACCAGAAATACGGCCGATCAATACTTTATCAAGCAATTTTTCTCTATTTTGGGAGTACGAATCTTGAGTCTCTTGTCCTGTCTTTTTCTCCCTTATTCATCTAGTCTAGTAATTGCTGTTTTAGGAATCATTGTGACATGGCTCATGCCGTCTTTCTTACTTAATCCAGCAAAAAACGGAGCTTTAAAGGAATTAACTCCAATTTCGTTTCCTCACCTTGTTGAACGTTTATCTCTGCTTGTGATTATCACCTTTGGCGAGATGATTATTGGGATTGCTCCTTATTTTTCTATCGATAAATTGTCACTTTCTTCCTTCTTTCCTTTTTTGATTGTGGCAAATTTATTTCTCTTTTATATCACAGAGATGGATCACAGGATTGATGTCAATAAAACGAATGTATCAGGAAACGGAGCTATTTATTACCATTACTTTATTTTCTTTGGTTTAAGCTTTATTACGGCGGCTTTTACCTTATTGCAGGAGCATCAGCTATCAAACGATGCTATTGCGTGCCTTCTCTATGGTGGTATTTTCTTGTTTTTGGTTGGAATTCTCCTACATGCACCTTATAACAAGGCAAACTTTAGCTGGACTTCTAAATTTTACCTTGCCGAATTGGCTTTGCTGACTATTGGTTTCCTGCTTAGTCTACTGGTTGCTGAAAATTCTCTGATGTTCACTTTGGTTACTTTCTTTGTGACAGTAGGGATGACGAGTTTAATGATGCGGCAAAGATGATCATATAGACTTGTGAGTGAGAAACAGGAAGTGCAAAAATTGAAGAGTCTGCTTTGGCAAATTTAGGTTATATGCTAAAGCAAGTGAATAGAGACCCAAAAAGTTAGGGAAACCTAGCTTTTTATTTCAGCAAAACCCCAAAATATGATATAGTAAATATAACAAAAATGAGGAGGCCGACATGGATAATCAAGAAACAAACCTTCTTCACTACAAACAGATCAATTCTTCTATGATTAGTCTATTTCAATATCTGTTTTCAATTTTCGTCATTCTTGTTCATAGTGGCCGCTTGGTGGAAAATGAACTGTTGCATTTTACCTTCAAGAGTGTGTTTGCCAGAATGGCGGTGCCTTTTTTCATGATTTGTAGTAGTTTCTTTATTCGAGGTTATCTAACCGTTCATCATCGTGTAGGTATTTATATTCGCCATTTGGTGAAAACCTATCTGTTTTGGAGCTTGATTTATCTCCCTTATGCTTGCTTCTACCTCCAGAGTTTACCTCTTCCTTCACACCATCCTCTAATTTATTTGATTGGCTTAGTGGTGGCACTTGTTTATACTGGTATGTGCTATCAGTTATGGTATATTCCCGCTTTTCTTTTAGGCGTGTGGTTGGTAAGCCAACTTTTGAAATTTATAGGGAAGATAAAGACAGGTATCCTTCTTTTTCTGCTGTATCTTTTTGGAAGTATCGAAACTTATTCAGCCTATCTCGGCCATACGCCCTTTTTCACTGCTTATCAGGCCTACGCTCGTATCCTTATCACCAGTCGCAATGGGATTTTTTATGCTCCTATTTTTATTTTTTTAGGTTATTTGCTCTATGATTTTTATCAAACAAATCTCTTTAAAAACAGCTACGTTTGGAAAGTAATAGCGTGTTTTGCTCTCTTATGTGTGGAATATATTCTTGTCTTTTTGCGACAGGGTTTGGATAAAAATTTCTTTCTGGGCTTGCCTCTTTTTATTCTCTTTTTGTTTAATGCTATCAGTCGAACATCGGTATTTGCTAAGAAAGATTTTTCAACCTTACGAAAACTCAGCACTCTTTACTTCTTTATCCATCCTATCTTTATCGAATGGACCCTATTTGCTCTAAGGGAGAGAAGCATGAGTCCTGCAGAAAAAGGAAGCTATCTTTTCTTTAGCAGTCTCATTTGTACCCATCTGGTTTCAACATTCATGTTGAAAGTCAAGCAGTGGCGCATTCGACACATCAATCGAATTCGATGAGAAATGTTTAACTCCCTGTTCCTATCAGCGGAGTTTTTTGTTCGTTTATTCCGAATTTTAAGAAAAAATAACTAAATTTTCTGAATATTTCAGCAAAAGTATGCTATACTAGGGATACTAGAAATTGAAGCGAGAAATCCTATGAACAAGTCTTATTTTTATCTGGATATGAAAACCCATGAATTAGAGGTTCCCTATAGTAAAAAGAAGCGACGGGTACGTGTGTTATTGCCTAAAAATTACGAAACTGAAACAGACACGACCTATCCGGTGGTTTATTTCCATGATGGACAAAATGTCCTTTATAGCAAGGAATCCTTTAGTGGGCATTCTTGGAAGGTTATCCCCGCTATCAAGCGAAATCCTGACCTAGCTAAAATGATTGTTGTCGCTATTGATAACGATGGTTTCCAACGTATGAACGAATACTCTGCTTGGAAATATAAAGAACTCAATATTCCCGGTGTTCAATTTGGCGGTCAGGGAACAGAATACGCTGAATTTGTCATGGAAGTAGTCAAACCCTTTATTGATAGTACCTACCGTACCAAGGCTGACAAGCTTCATACAGCCATGATTGGCTCTTCCTTGGGCGGCAATATTACCCAATTTATGGGCTTGGCTTATCAAGACCAGATTGGATGTCTGGGTGTTTTTTCATCAGCTAACTGGCTCCACCAAGAAGCCTTTGACCGCTATATTGAGCGTCAAAAGCTAGACAAGGAGCAACGTGTCTATATCTATGTAGGAACAGAAGAAGCAGATGATACCGATAAAACGCTGATGGCAGGAAACATCAAACAGGCCTATATTGACTCGTCATTGATCTATTACGAACAACTGATTCGAGGAGGAATTCCCTTGGATAATCTTCTTCTTCGGATTAAATCTGGGGCGGAGCACAATGAATTGGCTTGGTCTGAGCAGATGGTCGAATGTTTTCAATTTTTTAGTGCGAAATGGTAAAAAAGGAGAGAAGCGAATGCAAGTAGAATATCTTAATCACTGGAGTGGTCATCTAAATCGGGACATGAAGCTAAATCACTATGGACACGCAGGGATGCCTGTGGTTGTCTTTGCCTCATCAGGAGGAAGCCACAATGAATATGCAGATTTTGGCATGGTTGAGGCTTGTTCGGCGTTTATTGAAGCTGGGAAAATCCAGTTTTTCACCCTGAGCAGTGTAGATTCTGAAAGTTGGCTGGCTGATTGGAAATCGCCTCACGATCGTGCCACCATGCACCAAGCCTATGATCGGTATGTGATTGAAGAGGCAATTCCTTTTATCAAACACCATACAGGTTGGTTTGACCCAATGATGACGACCGGTTGCTCCATGGGGGCTTATCACGCACTGAACTTCTTTTTAAACCATCCAGATGTATTCAGTAAAGTCATTGCTCTTTCTGGTGTTTATGACGCTCGATTCTTTGTGGGCGAATATGGATCAGATGAAGCGATTTATCAGCATTCACCCGCGGACTTTATTTGGAACCAAAATGATGGTTGGTTTATCGATCGTTACCGCCAGGCAGATATCATTGTCTGCACAGGTTTGGGTGCTTGGGAACAAGATGGTTTGCCATCTTTTTACACCTTAAAAGAAGCCTTTGACCACAAAAATATTCCAGCTTGGTTTGCTGAATGGGGACAAGACGTGGCTCATGACTGGGAGTGGTGGAGAAAACAAATGCCTTACTTTTTAAATGAATTGAATCTATAAACGAGGATTGCTATGAATTATATCGTTATTTCACCTTATTATCCGCAAAATTTCCAACAATTTACGATTGAACTCCACAAACAAGGAGTCAACGTGTTAGGGATTGGAGAAGAACCCTATGACCAGTTGGACGAACCGCTAAAACAAGCTTTGACGGAATATTTTCGTGTTGACAATTTAGAAAATCTTGATGAAGTTAAGCGAGCTGTTGCCTTTCTTTTCTATAAGCATGGCCCGATTGATCGCATTGAATCCCATAATGAATACTGGCTAGAGTTAGATGCTGCCTTGCGTACTCAGTTCAACATTTTTGGAGCAAAGACTGAGGATTTGGTCAAGACCAAGTTTAAGTCCGAAATGAAAAAATATTTCCAACAAGCAGGTGTCCCAGTGGTGCCTGGAAAAGTCATTAAAAAGCTGACAGATATTGATCAAGCAGTGAAAGAAATCAAACTTCCTATGATTGCAAAACCAGATAATGGAGTTGGGGCTGCTGCAACCTATAAATTGGAAACTTCAGCTGATGTGGCTCGTTTCAAAGACGAATGGGATCAAACCACGCCCTACTTCTTTGAACAATTTGTTACATCAAGCGACATTTGCACCTTTGATGGGCTGACAGATAAGGATGGCAATATTGTATTCTGCACAACCTTTGACTATGCCCATACACCACTTGATTTGATGATCCATAAGATGGATAATTCCTACTATGTTCTCAAGGAAATGGATGCTAAATTACGCAAGTACGGAGAAAGGATCGTTCGAGAATTCGGCATGAAAGAGCGGTTCTTCCATATCGAATTTTTCCGTGATGGTGATGATTATATTGCTATCGAGTACAACAACCGCCCAGCTGGTGGCTTTACGATTGATGTCTATAATTATGCTCATTCGATTGATTTGTATAAAAACTATGCTTCGCTAGTTGCAGGAAATGGGTTTGAAGCATCGAACTTTGAACCACTTTACTGTCTCGCTGTGTCACGGAGAGATAACAAACACTACCAATATTCTGAAGAGGAAATTCTTGGAAAATACCAAGGGCAGCTCAAGACCGTAAAACGAATGCCACGTGCCTTTGCAGAATTGCAGGGTGATAGCCTTTATATGCTAACCACAGACAGCCGTAAAGAATTACAGCAAATGATTGCAGATTTCGGTGCTACAGAGTAAAAAAGGGAGCATGCTCTCTTTTCAGACTGAAGACAAACTAGCCCTTAAACTAGTTTGTCTTTTTGTTTGCTGTGTTATTTTTGAAAAAAGTAGTCTAAAAGAGTAGATTAGGGC
The window above is part of the Streptococcus himalayensis genome. Proteins encoded here:
- the trmFO gene encoding methylenetetrahydrofolate--tRNA-(uracil(54)-C(5))-methyltransferase (FADH(2)-oxidizing) TrmFO, which produces MSQSYITVIGAGLAGSEAAYQIAKQGIPVKLYEMRGVKATPQHKTDNFAELVCSNSLRGDSLTNAVGLLKEEMRRLDSIIMKAAEQTRVPAGGALAVDREGFSQMVTDELHQHPLIEVIREEITELPSEGITVIATGPLTSDALAEKIHAFNGGAGFYFYDAAAPIVEVNTIDMDKVYLKSRYDKGEAAYLNAPMTKEEFMAFHDALVNAEEAPLNSFEKEKYFEGCMPIEVMAKRGVKTMLYGPMKPVGLEYPDDYTGPRDGEFKTPYAVVQLRQDNAAGSLYNIVGFQTHLKWGEQKRVFQMIPGLENAEFVRYGVMHRNSYMDSPNLLTQTFRSKKNPQLFFAGQMTGVEGYVESAASGLVAGINAARLFKNEEEIIFPETTAIGSLPHYVTHADSKHFQPMNVNFGIIKELDGPRIRDKKERYEKIAERALADLSQCMKVLNNQ
- a CDS encoding MerR family transcriptional regulator, with the translated sequence MTNTEKTYTITEVSELYQVNPNTLRYYERIGLLPTIPRKSNGNRYFTREMLNWLEMVICLRHSGIPIEALKTYVKLLQQGEKTQKEREWLLKEQLETLYQRKENLQRSIDRLEHKISLYESGEINQATSYFEEYAILEDQENSWKE
- a CDS encoding amidohydrolase family protein — protein: MKIDVFAHVLLPRFYQKMLRLDPHLPDKMPFLQNPVLTDMKSRAQYQHKDTQQIISYVNVNPEDYVEADEALKLVQEANQELLETLQAHSEQFAGGVAMLALNHMDGSLEILEKFVTQNQNIVGVQLFSRHLGQSVAAPEFAPIFETCARLEIPIWLHPVFDTRKPDNNIVFSWEYEQTQAMLEIVEAGYFRKYPNLKIIVHHAGAMVPYFAERIRHILPEEMVQDFKKFYVDTALLGNPKALELAVDYFGIEKVLFGTDAPLGILPAGPTKEIIAAIEAMALSTKEKQAIFADNWYRLLKQKGS
- a CDS encoding putative quinol monooxygenase; the protein is MQPIFNIFKLKVAENHVEKFFQIGQTNFNQSITKEEGTLAMYLTKVDDQQTFCVVEVYRDAMAYQAHVTSSHFKDFATFAQDYIPYKERVELIPQILYEQEQPVQEEDLSSLFVRLISVRVKESREKAFKDELFDVVNQAKDTKILYAGFVADSPNTWYIIDISSTENSIVAAFLEQNASIEQQVKQNFSLLECVNKGNLRYRAVTEKEAKCH
- a CDS encoding low temperature requirement protein A codes for the protein MSLIRHKKVELTELFYDLVYVYAISQMTHLLSHVRHGKFLLENVIVFSIALIIFINSWMIQMVFTNRFGKNSLTNTVFMLLQMICLLVAAGLLSNDFQSMVIPFFSTMAVLTGLLLAQYGLEYRITRNTADQYFIKQFFSILGVRILSLLSCLFLPYSSSLVIAVLGIIVTWLMPSFLLNPAKNGALKELTPISFPHLVERLSLLVIITFGEMIIGIAPYFSIDKLSLSSFFPFLIVANLFLFYITEMDHRIDVNKTNVSGNGAIYYHYFIFFGLSFITAAFTLLQEHQLSNDAIACLLYGGIFLFLVGILLHAPYNKANFSWTSKFYLAELALLTIGFLLSLLVAENSLMFTLVTFFVTVGMTSLMMRQR
- a CDS encoding acyltransferase family protein encodes the protein MDNQETNLLHYKQINSSMISLFQYLFSIFVILVHSGRLVENELLHFTFKSVFARMAVPFFMICSSFFIRGYLTVHHRVGIYIRHLVKTYLFWSLIYLPYACFYLQSLPLPSHHPLIYLIGLVVALVYTGMCYQLWYIPAFLLGVWLVSQLLKFIGKIKTGILLFLLYLFGSIETYSAYLGHTPFFTAYQAYARILITSRNGIFYAPIFIFLGYLLYDFYQTNLFKNSYVWKVIACFALLCVEYILVFLRQGLDKNFFLGLPLFILFLFNAISRTSVFAKKDFSTLRKLSTLYFFIHPIFIEWTLFALRERSMSPAEKGSYLFFSSLICTHLVSTFMLKVKQWRIRHINRIR
- a CDS encoding alpha/beta hydrolase, whose amino-acid sequence is MNKSYFYLDMKTHELEVPYSKKKRRVRVLLPKNYETETDTTYPVVYFHDGQNVLYSKESFSGHSWKVIPAIKRNPDLAKMIVVAIDNDGFQRMNEYSAWKYKELNIPGVQFGGQGTEYAEFVMEVVKPFIDSTYRTKADKLHTAMIGSSLGGNITQFMGLAYQDQIGCLGVFSSANWLHQEAFDRYIERQKLDKEQRVYIYVGTEEADDTDKTLMAGNIKQAYIDSSLIYYEQLIRGGIPLDNLLLRIKSGAEHNELAWSEQMVECFQFFSAKW
- a CDS encoding esterase family protein, encoding MQVEYLNHWSGHLNRDMKLNHYGHAGMPVVVFASSGGSHNEYADFGMVEACSAFIEAGKIQFFTLSSVDSESWLADWKSPHDRATMHQAYDRYVIEEAIPFIKHHTGWFDPMMTTGCSMGAYHALNFFLNHPDVFSKVIALSGVYDARFFVGEYGSDEAIYQHSPADFIWNQNDGWFIDRYRQADIIVCTGLGAWEQDGLPSFYTLKEAFDHKNIPAWFAEWGQDVAHDWEWWRKQMPYFLNELNL
- a CDS encoding ATP-grasp domain-containing protein; protein product: MNYIVISPYYPQNFQQFTIELHKQGVNVLGIGEEPYDQLDEPLKQALTEYFRVDNLENLDEVKRAVAFLFYKHGPIDRIESHNEYWLELDAALRTQFNIFGAKTEDLVKTKFKSEMKKYFQQAGVPVVPGKVIKKLTDIDQAVKEIKLPMIAKPDNGVGAAATYKLETSADVARFKDEWDQTTPYFFEQFVTSSDICTFDGLTDKDGNIVFCTTFDYAHTPLDLMIHKMDNSYYVLKEMDAKLRKYGERIVREFGMKERFFHIEFFRDGDDYIAIEYNNRPAGGFTIDVYNYAHSIDLYKNYASLVAGNGFEASNFEPLYCLAVSRRDNKHYQYSEEEILGKYQGQLKTVKRMPRAFAELQGDSLYMLTTDSRKELQQMIADFGATE